One stretch of Pararhizobium qamdonense DNA includes these proteins:
- the rocD gene encoding ornithine--oxo-acid transaminase, producing MNTTNALIETEYRLGAHNYKPIDVVLSRGEGVYVWDLDGNRYLDCLSAYSAVNQGHCHPKILAAMVEQAGKLTLTSRAFRNDQLAHFYEELAALTGSHKILPMNSGAEAVETAVKAVRKWGYEVKGVAENKAEIIVCSNNFHGRTMGIVGFSTDPDARSGFGPFAPGFKTVPFGDIEAFRSAINENTVAFLIEPIQGEAGVMIPPQGYFPEVRALCSKHGITLILDEIQTGLGRTGKLLAEEHEGIEADVTLIGKALSGGFYPVSAVLSNSEVLGVLKPGQHGSTFGGNPLACAIARASLKALTDEDMIGNSARMGDRFQAGLKDIRSNIIKEVRGRGLMLAVELVPEAGGARKYCEALKERGILAKDTHGDTIRIAPPLVITADQVDWAVEQFAGVLTAQ from the coding sequence ATGAACACGACCAACGCACTGATCGAAACCGAATACCGGCTGGGCGCACATAACTACAAACCGATCGACGTCGTCCTGTCGCGCGGCGAAGGCGTTTATGTCTGGGACCTCGACGGCAATCGTTACCTCGACTGCCTGTCGGCCTATTCCGCCGTCAACCAGGGCCATTGCCACCCGAAGATCCTTGCCGCGATGGTCGAGCAGGCAGGCAAGCTGACGCTGACGTCACGCGCCTTCCGCAACGACCAGCTCGCGCATTTCTACGAGGAACTGGCAGCCCTGACCGGTAGCCACAAGATCCTGCCGATGAATTCCGGTGCCGAAGCCGTCGAAACCGCCGTCAAGGCGGTGCGTAAATGGGGTTACGAGGTCAAGGGCGTTGCAGAGAACAAGGCCGAGATCATTGTCTGCTCCAACAATTTCCATGGCCGCACCATGGGCATTGTCGGCTTCTCGACCGATCCGGACGCCCGCTCCGGCTTCGGCCCGTTCGCGCCCGGCTTCAAGACCGTTCCGTTCGGCGATATCGAAGCCTTCCGCTCTGCTATCAATGAAAACACCGTGGCCTTCCTGATCGAGCCGATCCAGGGCGAAGCCGGCGTGATGATCCCGCCGCAGGGCTATTTCCCGGAAGTGCGCGCACTCTGCTCCAAGCATGGCATTACGCTGATCCTCGACGAGATCCAGACCGGCCTTGGCCGCACCGGTAAGCTGCTTGCCGAAGAACACGAGGGCATCGAAGCCGACGTAACCCTGATCGGCAAGGCGCTCTCGGGCGGCTTCTATCCGGTCTCGGCTGTGCTCTCCAATTCCGAGGTTCTGGGTGTCCTGAAGCCCGGCCAGCATGGCTCGACCTTCGGCGGCAATCCGCTGGCTTGCGCCATTGCCCGCGCCTCGCTGAAAGCACTGACAGACGAAGACATGATCGGCAACTCCGCCCGCATGGGGGATCGTTTCCAGGCGGGCCTCAAGGATATCCGCTCCAACATCATCAAGGAGGTGCGCGGCCGTGGCCTGATGCTCGCCGTCGAACTGGTTCCCGAAGCCGGCGGCGCCCGCAAATATTGCGAAGCGCTGAAAGAACGCGGCATCCTTGCCAAGGACACCCATGGCGACACGATCCGCATCGCTCCGCCGCTGGTCATCACGGCCGATCAGGTGGATTGGGCTGTCGAACAATTCGCCGGTGTTCTCACCGCACAGTGA
- a CDS encoding translocation/assembly module TamB domain-containing protein, with product MNRLLRFLKIASRWLAYGASFALIALVLLVLFAGFTAPGARFVAAMIEKYASTPDQIVRINDPSALLTGDFTASSVTLFDSKGVYAEIREVKIDWSPTALFSKRFDAANVSAGSVRLERLPIPSQETREVRQSFALPLEVKIDAFDLEEIIIGKDIAGVDQFLNAQGKLNATNASIAAALAVAQRDRPEAKAIADIVFNPAANELKLETTINEPKGGLLAKAMRLPGEPAVSISVTGDGPLTKWTGTATAALDGNEVLKVDGEHTLAPDGFRTLSLKGGGTFSDLLPPAFRPLFQGTTDIDLSAALDGTTMRINRGKFSTAALTFAASGTYSTAGQNDLQASLTGTNGPIDFRLPLAKGEAQLSINNASVSLIGEAQAAVLDIGADIGKATLPQGEIEAIKLHAFSDGFNLSTKTGPLKTAIETGATRFVSADIDRLVKGPVKIDGTLSVTPETVSFDPLTLESASIGGTLTGSYTIAENTFATGFKLFALPAVLPPALAAKFDTTIALTGNLGTGANGNVTVSDLALKSGTIEAMGSAALETGNLTAAISGVVPEIGRFLADAKGAANFKADVSGPLDALAIKAEVTANGATLAGRTLNDLAINADATVGQNGPNATVTATGALDGQAINAKAEIASAKGATSLPSIEATIGQNTLTGALDLTADFQPNGALTFNFPDLGLLAAMAGQTASGDLAGTASITSDNGVTSVAVKANGSGITRGDLVISKPAADITIADLKALAIKGAVTVEEISQGDTRLAGLKLGFEQQGPKTNFALDGTYDAAPLTARGDLESAGGKTTINLQSFAAAPKKIPLQLAAPTTITIENGAVNLQELAIAASGGTVTLNGSAGEKLDITAALAGIDARLPLENGEAHVVLDTGTASITGSMQSAILDVRADIGQLALPQGRIEAIRLTARSDAFNLSTQTGLINTRIETGNTQLTSADLDRLVKGPLKVETVLDVSPNRIGFDPVTIDSNHLGGTVNGAYEIAAKSLNAGFNLSILPAGLPTSVSTKFDTPITLSGMVTTGADGAVDVSRLAVGSGTIQAAGSVGLKDGALTAALTGTLPDLGKVLADASGIADFKVDATGPLDNLAIKAEVTSSGATLAGRTLSDLQLTADATANPDNPQAKIKATGALGGQAINVNADLVSENGRTSLPVLQVQIGDNRLNGKIQFTTDFLPQGNIDFTFPDVGLLAAMAGEKASGDLAGSASINSESGKTSIALKASGSGIRRGDLVITKPVADITIADLKALAIKGNLSVEAFAQGQNRVNGLKLDFTQQAGKTDVTLDGQYDGAPLNLRADIQTANGKTTVNLASFSAAPRKIPVKLSAPTTITIENGRVSLQKLTIGASGGTVAVTGSAGEKLDLDVNLNALPASLANTFVPSLGADGAISGKVDVTGTSAAPVVAYDLRWANAAIAQAKSAGVGALDIAAKGQFANNVVTLDTTLNGAGGLAFKAGGKVGITGNMPLDIKASGNLPFGLAADLLAAQGFTLTGAANVDLSITGAATAPQVTGTISTSGARFVDVRHNVAITDLTANVALDGRQANIQKLSGKLASGGTLDVTGTVGIAPGSGFPANLAIRLAKATYVDGSLFTASVDGALTLTGSLTATPVLGGKVTISKAAITIPEKLPASLSEIDIKHKNAPAKVRQMEADVRKDTGSGGSTKSGGIAFDLAVSAPSKLFVRGRGIDAELGGDLTIRGTAAEPAVSGAFEMRRGRLEILGKRLTFADGTISFGGNLVPTLDLDATSTAGSTTVTVNVAGPANNPAITFSSSPALPQDEILAQLIFNRSLSNLSALQIAQLASAVSELAGGGSNSLLSGLRNKLGVDDLDVSTDATGGATVTAGKYLNDRTYLELQSGAEAGGGKAIINLDVGRGVKLRGEAGASGAGGGIFYEKEY from the coding sequence ATGAATCGTTTGCTCCGTTTTCTGAAAATCGCGTCGCGCTGGCTGGCTTATGGCGCAAGCTTTGCCCTGATCGCCCTCGTGCTTCTGGTCCTATTCGCAGGCTTTACCGCGCCCGGCGCGCGTTTTGTCGCCGCGATGATCGAGAAATATGCCTCGACCCCGGACCAGATCGTTCGCATCAACGACCCGAGCGCACTCCTGACCGGTGATTTCACCGCCTCCAGCGTAACCCTGTTCGACAGCAAAGGCGTCTATGCGGAAATCCGTGAAGTCAAGATCGACTGGTCGCCGACAGCTCTGTTCTCCAAGCGCTTTGATGCGGCAAACGTATCGGCAGGGTCCGTGCGCCTTGAACGGCTGCCGATCCCCTCGCAGGAAACCAGGGAAGTCCGCCAGTCTTTCGCCTTGCCGCTCGAGGTCAAGATCGATGCCTTTGATCTGGAAGAAATCATCATCGGCAAGGATATTGCCGGCGTCGATCAGTTCCTGAATGCGCAGGGTAAGCTGAATGCGACCAATGCCAGCATTGCCGCAGCTCTTGCGGTTGCGCAGCGCGACCGGCCGGAGGCCAAGGCGATTGCCGATATCGTCTTCAATCCGGCCGCCAACGAGCTGAAGCTCGAAACCACGATCAACGAACCGAAGGGCGGATTGCTGGCAAAGGCCATGCGCCTGCCGGGCGAACCGGCGGTCAGCATTTCGGTCACCGGCGATGGTCCGCTGACGAAATGGACGGGCACGGCCACCGCAGCACTGGACGGCAATGAAGTGCTGAAGGTGGACGGCGAGCACACGCTGGCTCCGGATGGATTTCGCACCCTGTCTCTGAAGGGCGGCGGCACATTCAGCGATCTCTTGCCACCCGCCTTCCGGCCGCTGTTTCAAGGCACGACCGACATCGATTTGTCGGCAGCGCTCGATGGCACGACCATGCGCATCAACAGAGGCAAATTCTCCACCGCCGCGCTGACATTTGCCGCATCCGGCACCTATAGCACAGCCGGTCAAAACGACCTGCAGGCAAGCCTGACGGGTACCAATGGCCCGATCGACTTCCGCCTGCCGCTGGCAAAGGGCGAGGCGCAGCTCTCGATCAACAATGCCAGCGTTTCGCTGATCGGCGAAGCCCAGGCCGCCGTCCTCGACATCGGCGCCGATATCGGCAAGGCAACGCTGCCGCAGGGCGAGATCGAGGCGATCAAGCTGCATGCCTTCAGCGACGGCTTCAATCTCTCGACCAAGACCGGCCCCTTGAAGACAGCGATCGAGACGGGCGCCACGCGCTTCGTCAGCGCCGATATCGACCGCCTGGTCAAAGGCCCCGTGAAAATCGACGGTACATTGTCGGTCACCCCCGAAACGGTCTCCTTCGATCCGTTGACGCTGGAGAGCGCCAGCATTGGCGGAACGCTCACCGGCTCCTACACCATCGCGGAAAACACATTTGCCACCGGCTTCAAGCTCTTCGCGCTGCCAGCCGTTCTCCCCCCGGCGCTTGCGGCAAAATTTGATACGACCATTGCGCTGACCGGCAATCTCGGCACCGGGGCGAATGGCAATGTCACGGTGAGCGATCTCGCGCTGAAGTCCGGAACCATCGAGGCAATGGGATCGGCGGCACTTGAAACCGGAAACCTGACAGCGGCCATCAGCGGCGTCGTCCCGGAAATCGGCAGGTTCCTTGCAGACGCCAAGGGTGCGGCCAATTTCAAGGCGGATGTCAGCGGCCCGCTCGATGCTTTGGCGATCAAGGCCGAGGTGACGGCGAATGGCGCAACGCTTGCCGGACGCACGCTCAACGATCTGGCAATCAACGCCGACGCAACAGTCGGCCAGAACGGCCCGAATGCGACAGTGACCGCCACCGGCGCTCTGGATGGACAGGCCATCAACGCCAAGGCCGAAATCGCGTCTGCCAAAGGTGCGACCAGCCTTCCCTCGATCGAAGCGACAATCGGCCAGAACACGCTGACGGGGGCGCTCGACCTGACGGCGGATTTCCAGCCGAACGGCGCGCTCACCTTCAACTTCCCCGACCTCGGATTGCTTGCCGCCATGGCGGGCCAGACCGCGTCCGGAGACCTTGCGGGCACGGCCAGCATCACGTCTGACAACGGCGTCACCTCGGTTGCCGTCAAGGCCAACGGGTCGGGCATCACGCGCGGCGATCTCGTCATCAGCAAACCCGCAGCCGACATTACCATCGCCGATCTGAAGGCGCTGGCGATCAAGGGCGCAGTCACCGTCGAAGAGATCAGCCAGGGCGACACGCGCCTTGCCGGGCTGAAGCTCGGCTTCGAGCAACAGGGGCCAAAGACGAACTTCGCCCTCGACGGCACCTATGACGCGGCCCCCCTGACAGCGCGCGGCGACCTTGAGAGCGCTGGCGGCAAGACGACGATCAATCTCCAGTCGTTTGCCGCAGCACCGAAGAAGATTCCGCTGCAACTGGCAGCACCAACGACGATCACGATCGAAAACGGCGCGGTCAATCTGCAGGAGCTGGCGATCGCCGCGTCCGGCGGCACGGTGACCCTGAACGGCAGCGCCGGTGAAAAGCTCGATATTACCGCGGCACTCGCCGGCATCGACGCACGCCTGCCGCTGGAAAACGGCGAGGCGCATGTCGTGCTCGATACCGGCACCGCATCGATCACCGGCAGCATGCAGTCCGCCATACTCGACGTCCGCGCCGATATCGGCCAGCTCGCCCTTCCGCAAGGCCGCATCGAAGCGATCAGGCTGACGGCTCGCAGCGACGCCTTCAACTTGTCGACCCAGACCGGCCTGATCAACACCCGCATCGAGACCGGCAATACGCAACTGACGAGCGCCGATCTCGACCGTCTGGTGAAAGGACCGTTGAAGGTCGAAACCGTTCTCGATGTGTCTCCGAACCGGATCGGCTTTGATCCCGTTACCATCGACAGCAACCATCTTGGCGGCACGGTCAACGGCGCGTACGAGATTGCTGCAAAGTCGCTGAATGCCGGGTTCAACCTCTCCATTCTCCCGGCCGGCCTTCCCACATCCGTTTCCACCAAGTTCGACACCCCAATCACATTGTCCGGCATGGTGACCACCGGTGCGGATGGTGCAGTGGATGTCAGCAGGCTGGCCGTCGGTTCCGGTACGATCCAGGCCGCCGGCTCCGTTGGCCTCAAGGATGGCGCTCTCACGGCCGCTTTGACCGGCACCCTGCCGGATCTCGGCAAGGTACTGGCGGATGCAAGTGGCATCGCCGATTTCAAGGTCGATGCCACCGGCCCGCTCGACAATCTCGCCATCAAGGCCGAAGTCACATCCAGCGGCGCGACGCTGGCCGGGCGGACCCTGAGCGACCTTCAGCTCACCGCCGATGCGACCGCCAACCCGGACAATCCGCAGGCAAAGATCAAGGCCACCGGCGCGCTGGGCGGCCAGGCGATCAACGTCAATGCCGACCTCGTCTCCGAGAATGGCCGCACCAGCCTTCCGGTTCTGCAGGTGCAGATCGGCGACAACAGGCTGAACGGCAAGATCCAGTTCACCACCGATTTCCTGCCGCAGGGCAATATCGACTTCACATTCCCCGATGTCGGCCTGCTGGCCGCCATGGCGGGCGAGAAAGCTTCCGGCGATCTGGCCGGATCGGCTTCGATCAACAGCGAGAGCGGCAAGACCTCGATTGCACTGAAAGCCAGCGGTTCGGGCATCAGGCGCGGCGATCTCGTTATCACAAAGCCCGTCGCAGACATCACGATCGCCGACCTCAAGGCTCTGGCGATCAAGGGCAATCTCTCGGTCGAGGCCTTTGCGCAGGGTCAAAACCGCGTCAACGGCCTGAAGCTCGACTTCACCCAGCAGGCTGGCAAGACCGACGTGACGCTCGACGGCCAGTATGACGGTGCGCCGCTCAACCTGCGGGCCGATATCCAGACGGCAAACGGCAAAACGACCGTCAATCTGGCGTCCTTCTCCGCCGCGCCGCGAAAAATCCCGGTCAAACTGTCGGCGCCAACGACGATCACCATCGAGAACGGCAGGGTCAGCCTGCAGAAGCTGACGATCGGCGCTTCCGGAGGTACGGTCGCCGTGACCGGCTCGGCCGGAGAAAAGCTCGATCTCGACGTCAACCTCAATGCTTTGCCCGCAAGCCTCGCCAACACATTCGTGCCGTCGCTCGGGGCCGATGGTGCCATCAGCGGCAAGGTCGATGTCACCGGAACATCGGCAGCACCTGTCGTCGCCTATGATCTGCGCTGGGCAAATGCCGCAATCGCGCAGGCGAAATCCGCTGGCGTCGGCGCGCTCGATATCGCAGCGAAAGGCCAGTTTGCCAACAATGTTGTGACGCTTGACACCACGCTGAATGGTGCAGGCGGCCTCGCCTTCAAAGCCGGCGGCAAGGTCGGCATCACCGGCAATATGCCGCTCGACATCAAGGCATCCGGCAATCTGCCCTTCGGCCTTGCCGCAGACCTCCTGGCCGCACAGGGCTTCACCCTGACCGGCGCGGCCAATGTCGATCTGTCCATCACGGGTGCCGCCACCGCACCGCAGGTTACCGGCACGATCTCCACATCAGGCGCACGCTTCGTTGATGTCCGGCATAATGTGGCGATCACCGATCTGACCGCCAATGTTGCGCTCGATGGCAGGCAGGCAAATATCCAGAAGCTTTCCGGCAAGCTCGCCAGCGGCGGCACGCTCGATGTCACCGGAACGGTCGGCATCGCCCCAGGATCCGGCTTCCCGGCCAATCTTGCCATACGCTTGGCCAAGGCAACCTATGTCGATGGCAGCCTGTTCACAGCCAGCGTCGATGGTGCGTTGACGTTGACGGGTTCCTTGACCGCAACGCCGGTGCTGGGCGGCAAGGTGACGATCAGCAAGGCCGCGATCACCATTCCGGAAAAGCTTCCCGCGTCGCTGTCGGAGATCGACATCAAGCACAAGAACGCGCCTGCCAAGGTAAGGCAGATGGAAGCGGACGTCCGCAAGGATACGGGCAGCGGCGGCAGCACCAAAAGCGGCGGCATTGCTTTCGATCTGGCCGTCAGCGCACCGAGCAAACTGTTTGTGCGCGGACGCGGTATCGATGCCGAACTCGGCGGCGACCTGACCATTCGCGGCACCGCAGCCGAACCCGCCGTCTCCGGCGCTTTCGAAATGCGGCGTGGCCGGCTGGAAATTCTCGGCAAGCGTCTCACCTTTGCCGATGGCACGATCAGCTTCGGCGGCAATCTGGTGCCCACTCTCGACCTCGACGCTACTTCCACCGCCGGATCGACGACAGTCACCGTCAACGTCGCCGGCCCGGCCAACAATCCGGCCATCACGTTCTCCTCGTCGCCTGCCTTGCCGCAGGACGAAATCCTGGCGCAGCTGATCTTCAACCGGTCGCTGTCCAATCTGTCGGCCCTGCAGATCGCGCAGCTCGCCAGCGCGGTGAGCGAACTGGCCGGCGGTGGCTCCAACTCGCTCTTGAGCGGGCTGCGCAACAAGCTGGGTGTGGATGATCTCGACGTTTCGACGGACGCGACCGGCGGCGCCACAGTGACGGCCGGAAAGTATCTCAACGACCGGACCTATCTCGAACTGCAATCGGGAGCAGAGGCCGGTGGCGGCAAGGCGATCATCAATCTCGATGTCGGCCGGGGCGTCAAGCTGCGCGGCGAAGCTGGCGCCAGCGGCGCTGGCGGCGGTATCTTCTATGAGAAGGAATATTGA
- a CDS encoding YMGG-like glycine zipper-containing protein, protein MKKAIVLVLLALSVASCTQTEKGAGIGAVSGAIIGGAITGDVRGAAVGAAIGGVSGAVIGNVSEQPGQCYYRDRYGRRYIDDCPR, encoded by the coding sequence ATGAAGAAGGCCATCGTGCTTGTCCTGCTCGCTTTATCCGTCGCGAGCTGCACGCAGACTGAAAAGGGTGCCGGTATCGGGGCGGTTTCCGGCGCAATCATCGGCGGCGCCATCACCGGCGACGTGCGCGGTGCAGCCGTTGGCGCTGCGATCGGTGGCGTTTCGGGCGCCGTGATCGGCAACGTTTCTGAGCAGCCCGGCCAATGCTACTACCGCGACCGCTACGGCCGCCGCTACATCGACGACTGCCCGCGTTGA
- a CDS encoding autotransporter assembly complex protein TamA: MRLPTMSVAYRKVGAAFAVAVLAACGPLSVTDAYAFKIFGMRFFEKDEEPNDIVDPVNFTLTLNESSADPDLKEALENSSRLFQDKDKPVSGDLGLAIKARDDRDRLLAALYEQARYGGTVAVKVNGQDIDTLPPDPVFPDGAPVPVEITVTPGPVFTLGDVVLKGDAVGRRPDEYLKSGARADSTLIIKAGEKIVEDLKEEGRPLAKLVERSVVADHATNTVDVTIAAEGGPVAPVGTVTVNGTKTVDPTFVADYSRLNGGKPYSPEALRKASDRLRQLGVFSSITIKQANELAPDGTIPMTIEVSEGKQRYFGAGAQYSTTDGFGLQGYWGHRNLFGRAESLRLEGSVSRIGETTDVGSLDYSAGLLFAKPGAFGPASTFNASLKAQLLDPDAYKATIFTGAAGATFELSDTDTVSAGGELSWADVEDAFGKNEYLTASIPIEYIRDTRDNKLNPTTGYRASINAKPSYEINGQSFFSSFEGSAAAYVGLGAENRFVLAGRLGAGVIAGGDGLASIPANRRFYLGGGGTVRGYSYQEISPRNGDDEILGGRSYVNGTVEARIGITDTIGIVPFIDAGTVSAKTAPDFSDIRAGAGIGLRYNTPFGPIRLDVAVPLNPYPGGTKYGIYAGIGQSF, from the coding sequence ATGCGTTTGCCGACAATGAGTGTTGCGTATCGGAAGGTTGGTGCTGCTTTTGCGGTCGCGGTTCTGGCTGCCTGCGGACCCCTGTCGGTGACCGACGCCTATGCCTTCAAGATCTTCGGCATGCGGTTTTTCGAAAAAGACGAAGAACCCAACGACATCGTCGATCCCGTCAATTTCACCCTAACACTGAACGAATCCTCCGCCGATCCAGACCTGAAAGAGGCGCTGGAAAACAGCTCGCGGCTGTTTCAGGACAAGGACAAGCCGGTTTCCGGCGATCTTGGCCTGGCCATCAAAGCGCGCGACGACCGCGACCGCCTGCTGGCAGCGCTTTACGAACAGGCCCGTTACGGCGGCACCGTCGCCGTCAAGGTCAACGGTCAGGATATCGACACGCTGCCGCCCGATCCCGTCTTTCCGGACGGCGCACCGGTGCCCGTCGAGATCACCGTGACCCCCGGCCCTGTTTTCACCCTTGGCGACGTCGTTCTGAAAGGTGACGCCGTCGGCCGCCGTCCCGACGAATATCTGAAGTCCGGCGCCAGGGCAGATTCGACGCTGATCATCAAGGCCGGCGAGAAGATCGTCGAGGATTTGAAGGAAGAAGGACGCCCGCTTGCCAAGCTGGTCGAGCGCAGCGTCGTCGCTGATCACGCCACCAACACCGTCGATGTCACGATCGCAGCCGAAGGCGGCCCCGTCGCTCCGGTGGGCACCGTCACCGTCAACGGCACCAAGACCGTGGACCCCACTTTCGTTGCCGATTATTCCCGTCTGAACGGCGGCAAGCCCTATTCTCCGGAAGCCCTGCGCAAGGCGTCCGACCGGTTGCGCCAGCTCGGTGTATTTTCCAGCATCACCATCAAGCAGGCAAACGAGCTTGCTCCTGACGGCACCATTCCGATGACCATCGAGGTTTCCGAAGGCAAGCAGCGCTATTTCGGCGCCGGCGCGCAATATTCCACCACGGACGGCTTCGGCCTGCAGGGATATTGGGGGCATCGCAACCTGTTTGGCCGGGCCGAATCCCTGCGCCTGGAGGGTTCGGTCAGCCGCATCGGCGAGACAACCGATGTCGGCAGCCTCGATTATTCCGCCGGTCTTCTGTTCGCCAAGCCCGGCGCATTCGGGCCGGCCTCCACTTTCAATGCCAGCCTGAAGGCGCAGCTGCTCGATCCCGACGCCTACAAGGCGACGATTTTCACGGGCGCGGCGGGGGCGACGTTCGAGCTGTCCGATACTGACACGGTCTCGGCCGGTGGCGAGCTTTCCTGGGCCGATGTCGAGGATGCGTTCGGAAAGAACGAATATCTGACCGCATCGATCCCGATCGAATATATCCGCGATACCCGCGACAATAAGCTCAATCCCACAACCGGCTACCGCGCCTCGATCAATGCCAAGCCGAGCTACGAGATCAACGGCCAGAGCTTCTTCAGTTCGTTTGAAGGGTCGGCGGCGGCCTATGTCGGGTTGGGTGCGGAAAACCGTTTCGTTCTCGCCGGAAGGCTCGGCGCCGGTGTGATTGCGGGTGGCGATGGCCTGGCTTCCATCCCCGCAAACCGGCGTTTCTATCTCGGCGGCGGCGGCACCGTGCGCGGCTATTCCTATCAGGAGATCAGCCCGCGCAACGGCGACGATGAAATCCTCGGCGGACGCTCCTATGTCAATGGAACGGTGGAAGCGCGCATCGGCATTACCGACACGATCGGCATCGTTCCCTTCATCGATGCGGGAACGGTCTCGGCCAAGACGGCACCGGATTTTTCCGATATCCGCGCCGGCGCCGGCATCGGCTTGCGCTACAATACGCCGTTCGGGCCGATTCGGCTGGATGTCGCCGTGCCGCTGAATCCCTATCCGGGCGGCACGAAATATGGAATCTACGCCGGTATCGGCCAATCCTTCTGA
- a CDS encoding Lrp/AsnC family transcriptional regulator, translating into MISLDDLDHSLISALRHNARTPVSALAATTGASRATVAARIDRLVASGTIAAFTIRTGAELSGSGVRAIVMIEIHGKMADRVAMQLRGLPQVRALHSTNGRWDFIAELEDKDLATFDETLRLIRLIDGINLTETNILLKTSKISAAV; encoded by the coding sequence ATGATAAGTCTCGATGATCTCGATCATTCCCTGATCAGTGCGCTGCGTCACAATGCCCGCACGCCTGTTTCCGCCCTTGCCGCGACCACCGGCGCATCACGCGCGACGGTCGCTGCCCGCATCGACCGTCTGGTGGCGTCCGGCACCATTGCCGCATTCACCATCCGGACCGGGGCGGAGCTTTCCGGCAGCGGCGTGCGCGCTATCGTCATGATCGAAATCCACGGCAAGATGGCCGACCGTGTCGCCATGCAGCTGCGCGGCCTGCCGCAGGTGCGGGCGCTTCACTCGACCAATGGCCGGTGGGATTTCATTGCGGAGCTGGAGGACAAGGATCTTGCGACATTCGACGAGACATTGCGCCTCATCCGGCTGATCGACGGGATCAACCTCACGGAAACGAACATTCTCCTGAAGACCAGCAAGATTTCAGCAGCGGTTTAA
- the rocF gene encoding arginase produces MAESNKNIVLIGAPLEEGSGRRGAAMGPAALRIAGLDTILAGLGHNVTDEGDLRPLPARDLPNHPKANNLQIVAAITRALDESVHQAARAGKFPVILGGDHALSMGSVSGMARYAKEQGRPLFVLWLDAHADFNSPATSPSGNMHGMPVAFFCGQAEFTPILDKDRPMVDPKNVFQVGIRSVDDREREEIAAHGVNVYDMRAIDETGMAHIMHEIIATIKAANGLLHVSLDVDFLDPELAPGVGTTVPGGATFREAHLIMEMLCDSGLVSSLDLVELNPFLDDRGKSARILVELTASLFGRRILDRPTRSA; encoded by the coding sequence ATGGCTGAATCCAACAAGAACATTGTGCTCATCGGCGCACCACTGGAAGAAGGCTCCGGCCGCCGCGGCGCGGCCATGGGTCCGGCGGCCCTGCGCATTGCCGGTCTCGACACCATCCTGGCCGGCCTTGGCCACAACGTGACCGACGAAGGCGACCTGAGGCCGCTTCCTGCCCGCGATCTACCCAATCATCCGAAAGCCAACAATCTGCAGATCGTCGCGGCCATCACCCGCGCGCTCGATGAATCGGTGCATCAGGCTGCCCGCGCCGGCAAATTCCCGGTAATCCTCGGCGGCGATCATGCCCTGTCGATGGGCTCGGTCTCCGGCATGGCGCGCTATGCCAAGGAGCAGGGCCGTCCGCTCTTCGTCCTCTGGCTCGATGCCCATGCCGATTTCAACTCGCCCGCAACATCGCCGTCCGGCAACATGCACGGCATGCCGGTGGCTTTCTTCTGCGGCCAGGCCGAATTCACGCCGATCCTCGACAAGGACCGGCCGATGGTCGATCCGAAGAACGTGTTCCAGGTCGGTATCCGCTCGGTCGATGACCGCGAACGCGAGGAAATCGCCGCGCATGGCGTCAATGTCTATGACATGCGCGCCATCGACGAGACCGGCATGGCCCATATCATGCATGAGATCATCGCCACGATCAAAGCCGCCAATGGCCTGCTGCATGTCAGCCTCGACGTCGATTTTCTCGATCCCGAACTGGCACCCGGGGTCGGCACAACGGTTCCCGGCGGCGCGACTTTTCGCGAAGCGCATCTGATCATGGAAATGCTCTGCGACAGCGGCCTCGTCTCCTCGCTGGATCTGGTCGAGCTCAACCCCTTCCTCGACGATCGCGGCAAGAGCGCCCGCATCCTCGTCGAACTGACAGCCAGCCTGTTCGGCCGCCGCATCCTTGATCGCCCGACCCGTAGCGCCTGA